The genomic interval GCATGGATTTATGCCTTAGAATATTGATGGTTCTGACAATCAAGCCAAAATATGAAATTGTGTTTGCACATATCACCTTAAGGCTAACGCAGACCATTGCACATCAGTTTCGAATcaaaacaactaaaataaaTGGAATAATCACCTTCAATGTGCTTCCTTCTTTGTGTGCTTTCTTAGCAACAGCTGCAGCATTGTCATAGCCAATTTTCTGCATTTATTAAATAGAATTAAGTATGCACTCACGAAAGCAGATGTAATAGAAAAGATAAATGTAAGGCTACAAAATGGATGAATTTCACTTACAGGGTTCAAAGATGTCACCAACATCAAAGACTGGAAAAAAAAGGATACACAAATTAATCAAGCAAATTTGTTGAAAAATTgtatatgcatttttttcctaCAGTTCAGTCACAGATACTTTACCTCGTGCAATAATTGTGAAATTCTCTTATGGTTTGCTTGAATTCCCCTGACACAGTTTTTCTCAAAGGACACAGAGGCATCCCCTAGCAATCTCAGTGACTGTAGAAGAAGAGGTATAGAACATCACTCAAACTGGTGCCCACGAACAGTATTAGAAAGAAAGTAAGCAGAGGTATAGAGGTATTAGCAACTCAGTGTAACAGGATACAGATGCATGAGGGTTTATGTAGTTGtttaaagaaaattttgtaAAGGATACATATTAGCATATTGAGGCATGTATAATAGAGAGATCATACTCTAAGTAATCCAGCTGCAATCATTGGCTTAAAGACATTCAACTCAAAATGTCCATTCGAACCACCTACTGTGACACCAACATGATTACCCATAACCTGCAAAAACAACCATTATTTGGAATTTCCAATCTTCCAATCAGCACAAAAGTAAATCACAAATTTCAGTGGAAGTAAATTGCACATTTCAACGAAAGGACCATACGAAAACGAGAAGTAATAAGACATAGTAGAAATCAATCCATGTCAGAGTCAGGTATCAATTGCATGAGTTGTTTTTGGAAATCAAGGAGCTGTAGTAGCATCCATTTGCATATAACTCATAATTGTATGTCACCAATCCGTATTTAGATGATCAGATTCCTCATACAAATTAAGTTCTTAAATAAAGCAGGAAAAAGGGGTATTGTATAAACAATGTTGTAAAGGTCCTACCAAGCAAGCTACTCATCTGTAACTAGGAAAGCAAGGGAGCAAATGCAATAAAGGTGCAAGATGAAAATGTAATATTGACAAGGAATACAGGTTGCAGATTAATAAGACAGAACAAAGTAGAGAACTGTTTGTACAAACAGTACAATATAAGTGCATAAGAGTATTGGACAAATTAAGTCAAGTAAAATTGGGTATTATCACACATTCACACCTGAGCACAAACCATGGTCAAGGCCTCACACTGGGTAGGGTTAACTTTTCCCTGTAAGATGGAAGTAGTTAAAACCAATGCTTGATAGCACAGTGCTAATTGAGAAACTGAAACAATCAAATGCAATACAGTCTTACAGGCATAATGCTGCTCCCAGGCTCATTTTCAGGTAGGATAAGTTCACCAAGTCCACATCGGGGGCCGCTGTGATCATATTAGATATATTGACTATATCTCCCCAGAAGAATAGAGAAATATTTGTGCTCTCAAAAGGCTAAAAGACTGGAATACTAACCTTCCTAACAAGCGTATGTCATTTGCTATCTTCATAAGAGATGCAGAAATTGTGTTTACAGCACCACTGCTCTCAACAAAAGCATCATGCGCTGCCTACTCAattgaaagaagaaaaggaaggatTGTCTTAGTATTAGAAAGAACAAACCCCAACAACTAGCATCAATAAAAACATTTCCAAAGTTAATAATGCTGTGGGTAAAAATATGTCAACAAAATGTATTACTGATATTTACTAACAATTGGTCGAATTTTATCTGTAAATATTGCAAATTGTTTTGTGGACATAACCCGTGGTCAACAATGCAATTGCAATTACAGAGTTATGCCatctaaaataaaagaaaaagaatttgcAGAACCACCAATTGTTATTAATGATTGTAAGTGTTGAGTGTGAGCATAACCACCAACCAAAGCTTCGAACTTGTTCTCAGCTGTCACGAAAGGTAGTTCCGTTTCCTCAGCTACTGCAGCAGCAATTTTGACATCAAATCTGAAACAGCAGGTATAAATTTTAGCAACTGCAGCAGCATTTTGACATCAAATCTGAAACAGCAGGTATAAGTTTTAACTAAGTATGATTAATTAGTATGAACAAAGAACTCAGCAAATGCAAGGAGCTAAAGTTCTGGCTAAACACGGAACATAGAATTGTTTTGGCGAGAATCAAACATGTAGTTATGGGTAAACAATTAGAAAGAACCATGTCAAATCTGAGACGGTATTCTTTAAATCAGCCATCTCATTGAGTTTAGGCCAGATATCTAGAGGAACAATATAAGTTGTTTATCTGCACTATATTAAAGTAGCATTTGACAAAAGGAACACTATTTTGCATTTAAAGATTCGTCTAGATTAGGGACACAGCACTCTGGATAACAGGGTTACATGAACTCTCTCTAGCCAAGGATATAATCTGGTCTCAACTTTATAATGATTCTTggatttccctttttttattgTTAGTCTTCCTTTGTTTTATTAAGGGGGGAGAGGGCGTACAGAAAGTACCAGGACAAAGATAAAGTAAATGGCAGAGAGTATCACTGTGACACTGTAAACACATTAACTCCGAAGAAATTTAAAGATTACCCTTTCTTAGTGTTCAAGCCCGTTCCAACTGCAGTTCCACCTTGAGCAAGCTGCTCAGCAAAAAATATGATCAGAAATCATTCAGCTTTTGCATATCATTCTAAAAACAAATATTGAACATTAGTGTAGTACCTGATACATCCGTGGTAAGGTACAAACAATTCTATCAATTCCATATTTCACCTATACATGGAGTTCAAAATAGCTTATAACTTATAAGTATTTCTGTCAATCATAAACGCATAgcaattaataaaataataacaaaTTACTGGAAAATTTCCTACTTGTGTGGCGTAACCGCTGAACTCTTGGCCAAGGGTCAATGGGGTGGCATCTTGGGTATGTGTACGCCCAATTTTAATTATGTCTTGAAATTCAACAGACTGTTACACCAAGTTGAAACTTTTGTTAGAACAGCATAGATGCTATATGAAGGAACACACTGCATATCATCTATCTTCTGGTGTTGCCAACCAGAAGTGCTAAAATAAGGGAAAACAATAATCAGCTGAATGGCCAGCATACATTTTCTGTGGATTTATTTTATTGCCTTCACTGATAAGTAAGTGAACCGTTTAATCTTACCAACTAATTTGCACGAAAGCATTCATATGTTGCAATTTCTTGCTCATTATGAAGACAAATTAAAGTAGGTTGTGTCTAAGTGCTGAGATCTTGAGGTAACAAGTAAAACAAAAGTCTGCCCCAGCCATACACGGATACGTCGTAAACAATATGAGGTTCAATTGAGAGACTTCACGGAGAATGGACAAAATATTAATAATAGAAGGCCTTGAAATGgatagaaaaacaaaatataaatcaaTAAGAAATAGGATGATGTGACATCCATGCATTATTGGGCTGCAGTTGTCTGTCTAGCAGCCAAAGACATGTGCCCAATAATGTGATCCAATGTAGcacaaggaaaaaaatagatataatatcAACTTGTGATGCACTTGATTTGAGTATCTTAGAAATAGATTCAAATGCACAGATAATAGCAGAGGTAACTTAAGAAGATTGCTGCAAATTAGAATTAAGCCAATAGGTGAAACACGCACCCATAAATATAAAAGGCACAAGACAAGAATGGATTTTAATGTTGGGAAacaagagacaaaaaaaaatacctttGAATCAAGTGACTTATGCAACTGTTGCAAgcttgggacaaaccttgaatTGATCTCTGTGGCTGCTGCTATGTGCATGACCTGAAAATGTCAGCAACATAAATCATAACATCAGCAAAGGTAAATGCACATTAAAATGACGGCCAAAAAAATAGTGAAATCTTACAGTGGGAAATGTATCATTTGAGGACTGTGATCTGTTCACATGATCATTAGGGTGTACAAACTTCTCGCCACGCTTATGTCCAAGAATCTCAGCGGCCCTATTTGCAATAACCTAAATTGCAAAAGCAGATCAGAAATGGTAAGATATTACAGTATAATAACACAAACTTAGCTCACAGTAATGTTAACATGAGAATTAAACATgataaaataattcaataaagaACAGAGAGATTTAGTTTGCCCTTCTATTCAGACATCAAAGCTTTAACGCACATTGGCAGGTACCACATTTAATTATTAGTAACAAACAGTATagacaattcatacaatagtagtgcataatgggaaaaaaaacctCATTGGCGTTCATGTTGCTTTGTGTGCCACTCCCAGTTTGCCAGATAACAAGTGGAAAGTGGTCGTCTAACTGTCCTTCAGCAACCTCCTGAGCAGCCTGCATTATTGCCTTCCCGATTGTTGGATCAAGGCCATACTCCATATTCACCTTTAAAAACCGAATGAACAAGTGAGATATACATAACACAAGTATATATCACCTAAGCAATATCATCAACAGCACAATCtgaaatttagttaaactaaaATTCAAAGCATGGCAATGTGACATTCGATTAGCTGTCAACTGATGTAAAATATTAGCAGAAAACTGAAACAATTTTGCGACAACGAGATGTAactgatggataagtctttgtggtccttgtttgtgattctttcttttgcttttgggtagtttcacctttttcaggacaacatctactcctttagcatattttcagttgctaggacagctgcggttagtaggacagcagcggttagcatctcctttatgcccccctttatgctttattcagttgggatgccctctaggacagcatccctttcaaatttcgaattttagactagaagagtgcagcaataggcttgcagccagctatggctatatatatatgtatccaaccttcctcgggaaggtatggctttgtgtttgtgaatgagagaaaaccagaaaattgccccatctcttgtgccatcctcttctcaatgagagtaaccattgaggttctaacatttggtatcagagccacactttcctgtaggctaaacatctcctgttccaccccttcccaagctcggttgagctctcagccaacagcagcagcagcagcaccggctgctccttcccctctcccttccccctctccacgcagcAGCCTCCCGGAGGCACGCCATGTCCGACGTTCGGTCTcggcgttcggtcgcctcgagcactcggcgtcagcaggacgccgagctcgccgcagcagaagagcgcaggcgagcaacggctcagaccgctgcagcagcagcgagggcggccagactggcggcagcagagttggcagcagccagggcggaggcggaagcagaggcggcggaagatgcggcacgtgcggcggaggtagaggttgagaccttgcgcagcagcatcaacgactccatcgccggcgacatcaccgccgacagggagcttgaggagctggcaagaggaagggcgcgggagcgggcagagcggtgggcagcagcccaccgccacggcggcggtggcggtccaAGGGACCGCGCACCCGCCAACGGGAACCTAGACGGGCGctggcgtgccggcggcagcccgaagcccgcgcgcggccctcgtaggcagcgcggctctccctcccctgaccggcggcatggtcaccacggcgtctagacggtggtcagggactttggtcccggcggtgggtggcctaccctcaccaaaaccaactacatcgagtgggccgcggtgatgagggtgaggctccaggtgcggcacatgtgggaggcagtccggtacggcgacgtcgactacgatgaggatcggcgggcactggatgccctcatcgctgcagtcccgcccgagatgcagttctcgctttcccagaagcggactgccaaggaggcctgggacgccatcgctgcggcacgcatcggcagcgaccgcgcccgcaagtccacactgcaggcactccgcaaggagtgggagaacctggccttcaagccgggtgaggatgttgatgactttgccctccgtctcaacactcttttgcagaagatggtgcagtacggcgacgacacctacgacaaggagagagctgtcgagaagctctttcgctgcgtcccagagaagtacaggcagatcgctcgctcgatcgagtctctgctggacctctccacgatgtcgatagaggaggcgttaggtcgcctcaaggtcgtcgatggtgatgagccacagcctctcttggggcctatcaccatcggcgggaagctccatctcactcgagaacagtgggaggcctctcagagcgacgggaggaagggggagtcttCTCCCTCGACAGGCGGCCGCAAGCCGCGCAAGGGGCGCGGAGGTGTCCAGTTGCGGTGGGCGCGAAGACGCGCCGAGGGTGGTGCTCGCAGAGGCGCccaaggcggcgccgccggcaaccacaagccggcacgagacgacgcctgccgcaactgtggcaagcttggccattgggccaaagactgtcgccagccacgacgcggccaggcccacgttgcacgggtggaggaggaagaaccggctctgctcctggctcacgcaagcatcgagctacctccagcggcaccggccgcaACGGCTTTTCTCCACCTCGATGAGCCGAAGGTACTCGTCTCCCTCTACAACGGCTCCAgcaacgacaaggctgatgggtggtacctcgacaccggcgccacccatcacatgaccggccgacaggagttcttcaccgagttcaactccagcgtccgaggctctgtcaagtttggggacgcctccggcgtggagatcaagggcgttggctccgtcaccttcaccgccaagtccggtgagcacaggctgctcaccggagtctactacatccccgcgttgaggaattctatcatcagcgtgggacagctggatgagaacggctcacgcgtgttggtcgaggacggactcatgaggatttgggatcgccgtcgtcgccttcttgccaaggtaaccagaggcactaatcgactctacatcctcagcgcgcaggtcgcacaaccagtttgcctcgctgctcgtcgggacgacgaggcgtggcagtggcacgagcgcttcgggcacctccacttcgaggccctgaagcagctcagtgccaaggagatggtgcgaggcatgccgtgccttgaccacgtggagcagctctgcgacgtctgcgtggtgacgaagcagcggcagctcccctttccccagcagacgagcttccgagccaaggaacggctcgagctcgtgcacggggacttgtgtggcccagtgacaccggccacaccaggaggacgacgttacttcctgctgctcgtcgacgacctctcccgctacatgtgggtgatggtcctcggcagcaagggagaggctgcggacgCCATCAGGCACGCGCAGGCTGCTGCAGAGGGGGAGTGTGGCCGCAAGCTGCGCGTGCtgcgcaccgacaacggcggcgaattcacggcggctgaattcgcgtcgtactgcgctgatgagggcattcagcgccactacaccgcgccgtacagcccgcagcagaacggcgtcgtcgagcggcgcaaccagacggttgtggggatggctcgggctctcctcaagcagagggggatgccggccatcttctggggagaggcggtggtgacggccgtctacatcctcaaccgctcgcctaccaaggctctcaatggcaggacaccgtacgaggcttggcatgggcgcaagccggcggtctcccacctgcgggccttcggctgcctcgcgttcgccaaggagcttggacacatcggcaagctcgatgacaggagcaccccaggggtgttcatcggctacgcggagggctcgaaggcctaccgcattctcgacccggagacacagtgtgtgcgcacggcgcgcgacgtagtgttcgacgaagggcgagggtgggtatgggacaaggcggtggacgatggttcgactccgacgtacgacgacttcaccatcgagtacgtccacttcgagggagctgggggagtaggcagctcttcttcaccgagcgtGTCTACCCCAGTCCCCGAGCCTCCACCGACTTCGACACCAACACATCCTCGGACCACGACTTCAactacgacgagctcttcgccgACACCGCCCCAGCCGGTGACCCCACgcgctccagcaccaacagccactcctccgggcacgtctactccgacgccagctcgtgttgagcgcagcccggtggagttcgctactccgctctcccacgacggggagcgcatcgacgcgtaccacgacggcgagcagctacggtaccgtacgatggaggatcttctcggcgaccagccggtgccgggacaggtgcctcgcgacctggaggcgcagttgcaccttgcgtgcgacgacggtgagcctcggtctttcgcagaggccgagaaacacgcggcatggcgtgccgcgatgcagtcggagatggacgcggttcaggagaaccgcacctaggagcttgctgacctccctcgtggtcaccgcgcgattacccttaagtgggtgttcaagctgaagagggatgaagccggagccatcgtcaagcacaaggctcgcttggtggcacgcggtttcgtgcagcaggaggggatcgactacgacgatgccttcgctcccgtggcacggatggagtctgtgcgactcctccttgcgctggctgctcaggaaggctggggtgtccatcacatggatgtcaagtcggcgtttctgaacggcgacttgaaggaggaggtctacgtgcaccagccTCCGGGATTCGTGCTCcccggcaaggagggcaaggtgctacgcctgcacaaggccctctacggcttgcggcaggcaccgagggcgtggaatgccaagttggattccacactcaaggggatgggcttcgagcaaagcccacacgaggcggccatctaccggcggggcaatggaggaaatgccttgctggtgggtgtctacgtcgacgacttggtgatcaccggcaccaaggatgcggaggtggcggcgttcaaggaggagatgaaggccaccttccagatgagtgatctggggcctctctccttctacctggggatcgaagtgcaccaggacgactccgggatcacgcttcgacagaccgcctacgccaagcgcgtcgttgagctagctgggctcaccgattgcaacccagctctcactccgatggaggagagactgaagctgagccgcgatagcacgacggaggaggtggatgctacacagtaccggcgtcttgtggggagtcttcgctacctcacccacacacggccggacttggccttctccgtcggctacgtcagtcggttcatgcagcgaccgacgacggagcaccagcaggctgtgaagaggatcatccgctacgttgcggggactctcgaccacggtctctactacccgaggtgtcctggcaaggcacacttcgttgggtacagcgacagcgaccacgccggcgacatcgacaccagcaagagcacgagcgggattctcttcttcctcggcgagtgcctcgttagctggcagtcgatcaagcagcaggtggtggccctgtccagctgcgaggccgagtacatggcggcATCCGCCACTTCGACCcaggcgctctggcttgctcgactgcttggtgatctcctcggcagagacattggagcggtagagctcagggtggacagcaagtccgctctggccctggcaaagaaccccgtttttcacgaacggagcaagcacatccgggtgaggtaccacttcatccgaagctacttggaggaagggagcatcaaggcgagctacatcaacaccaaggaccagcttgcggacttgctcaccaagcctcttgggaggatcaagttcctcgagctctgctccaggattgggatggcccaacttccccacaagacgacgcacaagacttagggggagaatgatggataagtctttgtggtccttgtttgtgattctttcttttgcttttgggtagtttcacctttttcaggacagcatctactcctttagcatattttcagttgctaggacagctgcggttagtaggacagcagcgattagcatctcctttatgcccccctttatgctttattcagttgggatgccctctaggacagcatccctttcaaatttcgaattttagactagaagagtgcagcaataggcttgcagccagctatggctatatatatatgtatccaaccttcctcgggaaggtatggctttgtgtttgtgaatgagagaaaaccagaaaattgccccatctcttgtgccatcctcttctcaatgagagtaaccattgaggttctaacagTAACAGGGAACCAACGTGGTTTTTTACCCCAAAAAACGTGAGCTCCATTGTTTATTAAATATGTGCACATCACGCATTTGTTTACATATGTTAACATCACGCATTTGTTTACAGAAACTATCCACAGCACATAAAAATTGCTTTCCAGCCTTGTGCTCCACAGGACAACAAAATAAGGCCATCAAATTCATCTACTCGCCCCCACACACGCAGGCACTAAAATGGTATAGTCTCGCTTAATACCTTAGCGGCGCACTTTTTGAGCACCCCAAAGGCGCGGATGATGGGCACCGGCATccgctcgcgctcgccgccgatgTCGAAGTTCTGCAGCGACCTCTGCGTCTGCGCGCCCCACAGCCTACAGGATACATACATACAACCACGAAAAGCACCCCCCATCAACAGATCAATCAAAACCAACCACGGCATCCGTCACGAAGATCGAAACACCTCCTAGCAATCCATgcgggaggagagagaaaccgAAACCACACGCACTTGTCGTTGGGGACTCGGATGGGGCCGAAGGTGTCGCGCTCCTCGCGGAAGCCGGTGGAGATCGGGCGAGCCAGCGCCGGGCGGAGCAgcagcgcggccgcggccgctgccgccgccggcgacggggcgCCACCGGCGGACGCGCCCGCGAGGCGCCGCAGGACCATCGCCATCTCgtgcgccgcctctctctctctctctccctcctactAGGAGGTGTCGTACGGCGGCGAGGGAAGCGGCGGCTGGCGAATGTGGGGAGAGAAGTCAGAGAGAGAAAGGCAGGCAGGTTGGTGGACGACGGAGGGGGGAGGAAGAGAACGCGTTGCGACTTTAGTACTGCTACTTACGGCCCATTCTTACTAGGCCGGAACAGTGTACACCCAACTCATGTAGGCCGGCACGAGCGTGCGGCCCATTTTGATTGTGCCGGATAGCTCAGTATATCGGTTTGCTTTTTAGGAAATAAGTTTATTAAAGGTCCCTCATTTTGACGCCAGGTTCTAATTTTTCGTTCTCGAACcaccatataagatataatGCGTCCCTTAACTTTAAAACCAGCGTACTTAAGGTCTAAGTAATATAGTACTCGGTTTTACTCGATGTGTCGAGTGGGAACTTATATAGCCCCACATATCAGGcctatttcttcttcctccaacatcccctctctctctctcctctattccCCATCAACGGTGGGGAAGGGGCAGAGGTAGCCGGTGGGGGACGGGTGAAGGGAATTAGAGTGGTACAGGTGGCCGCACGGTAGCCAGCATGAGATCGCCGCTGACAATAAATTGATGGACACTTTATATTTATATCTAGTATTGGAATTTGATGATGAAATTTAAACTCCTCGTCCAGATGAGAGGCCTAATGTGAACTTATTTCTTGTTTTTATAGGTTGATGGAGAGAGGCTGCGGGGTCTAGCTCACAGCCCACGGCTTGTTTGTCTGAGTGGCCATACAGATGTTCAATTATGTCTAATTTTTGTCTGTGTCTGAGGACTCTGAGCTCTAGACTTCTCTCCACAGTTATGTTTAATTTTCTTAAATCACCACGTAATTTTTAGAAAACCAATTAACACATTAATTTAACCCTAGCTTAACCGTAGTCTTGATTTCTGGCCCCACTCCTCCTGACCGCCTGAACAGAACACTTCCCGCAAAGGTGAGCGAGCATCGTACTGAAATACGTACTccctttatattaaaaaaaactcgtaCGGAAATACGTACTCTctctgtcttaaaaaaaaataacacgtGACCCctcctaatacaataaatctggacggagggttatccagattcgttgtgaCCTCTTTtagattactttttttttttggaagatgaAGTATGGCCCCTCCTATACTGCCTTTTTTttatgatggagggagtatgcgtGTGTATAAATCGGAGTACAAGCTTTCAACCAACTTTGATGAAAGTGATGTGCTCATTGTTCTGCGGCCACACCGAAGGtgtctttttttattaattaaaaaaatattttcagtcTAGGATGATGTTCATACAATCATACAAGTTCGTTTCTACATTGACCACAAGTCGATTTCACGGCGATGCAACATGGTCGGTATCAATTGAATGCGTTGTTTTCATTacctaaataaaaaaatcgactggatactttttttttctgactgtTGAAAATAGTACACTCTCTGCCCGGCCAATTTTCCACTCACGAGGCAAGAAAAACAGGGGCATCCAGTTcattaaattaaaattaagtttcTATTAACAATAAGTGAATATGCCCCTATCACGAGGTACCCAACAAGGCAACAACAGACCGTAATGGCACCGGTAAAGCGACTTGTGAATAAGTAATGGCACCGGTAAAGCGACTTGTGAATAAGTGAAGGCAGCCGgagagcatttttttttttttgcagtggtTTCTCTTTTAATGACGTAAGGAGATGTTAGGTTGGGAGAATAAAAACTGAACTGATTTTTCCCtggaatgaaaaatatatttttgaacttATCCCTTCCATCAGTTGTTGGTACGAATATCACAATTGAATTCTGTTTCTCAGAATTTTGCATTGCCATAATTTGTTAATTAGTAAACTGTGCAAATCTCTTCTttctaataagaaaaaaaaaggaaagaatctCTTTTATTGAAAATAGAACGGATTTGACAT from Oryza glaberrima chromosome 3, OglaRS2, whole genome shotgun sequence carries:
- the LOC127766648 gene encoding fumarate hydratase 1, mitochondrial-like — encoded protein: MAMVLRRLAGASAGGAPSPAAAAAAAALLLRPALARPISTGFREERDTFGPIRVPNDKLWGAQTQRSLQNFDIGGERERMPVPIIRAFGVLKKCAAKVNMEYGLDPTIGKAIMQAAQEVAEGQLDDHFPLVIWQTGSGTQSNMNANEVIANRAAEILGHKRGEKFVHPNDHVNRSQSSNDTFPTVMHIAAATEINSRFVPSLQQLHKSLDSKSVEFQDIIKIGRTHTQDATPLTLGQEFSGYATQVKYGIDRIVCTLPRMYQLAQGGTAVGTGLNTKKGFDVKIAAAVAEETELPFVTAENKFEALAAHDAFVESSGAVNTISASLMKIANDIRLLGSGPRCGLGELILPENEPGSSIMPGKVNPTQCEALTMVCAQVMGNHVGVTVGGSNGHFELNVFKPMIAAGLLRSLRLLGDASVSFEKNCVRGIQANHKRISQLLHESLMLVTSLNPKIGYDNAAAVAKKAHKEGSTLKEAALDLGVLTESEFHELVVPEKMIGPSD